A genomic region of Microbacterium schleiferi contains the following coding sequences:
- the tal gene encoding transaldolase produces the protein MTTPTEKLAAEGVSIWLDDLSRERITSGNLAALIVDRNVTGVTTNPTIFAGALAKGSAYDGAIRDLKSQGADTETAIFTITTTDVRDAADVFRPVYDATGGVDGRVSIEVSPELAHDTAATIAQAKELWKTVDRPNALIKIPATKAGLPAITEVIGSGISVNVTLIFSLERYAEVVDAYLTGIEQAQAAGHDISAIHSVASFFVSRVDTEVDKRLTAIGTDAATALKSRAGVANARLAFELFEKEFATDRAKGLIAAGATVQRPLWASTGVKDPALPDTLYVTELVARGTVNTMPEKTLEATYDHADVTGDRITGNYADAHGVFDGLASVGVDFADVTQVLEDEGVDKFIASWHELQATVTTALENADV, from the coding sequence ATGACCACCCCCACCGAGAAGCTCGCCGCCGAGGGCGTCAGCATCTGGCTCGATGACCTGTCGCGGGAGCGGATCACCTCCGGCAACCTCGCGGCCCTCATCGTCGACCGCAACGTCACCGGTGTCACGACCAACCCGACGATCTTCGCCGGCGCCCTCGCGAAGGGCAGCGCCTACGACGGAGCCATCCGCGACCTGAAGTCGCAGGGTGCCGACACCGAGACCGCGATCTTCACGATCACCACCACTGACGTGCGCGATGCCGCCGACGTCTTCCGTCCGGTGTACGACGCGACCGGTGGCGTCGACGGTCGCGTGTCGATCGAGGTCTCCCCCGAGCTCGCACACGACACCGCGGCAACGATCGCGCAGGCCAAGGAGCTGTGGAAGACCGTCGACCGGCCGAACGCGCTCATCAAGATCCCCGCGACCAAGGCGGGTCTTCCCGCGATCACCGAGGTCATCGGTTCGGGAATCTCGGTCAACGTCACGCTCATCTTCAGCCTCGAGCGGTACGCAGAAGTCGTCGACGCGTACCTGACCGGGATCGAGCAGGCCCAGGCCGCCGGTCACGACATCAGCGCGATCCACTCGGTTGCCTCGTTCTTCGTGTCCCGCGTGGACACCGAGGTCGACAAGCGCCTCACGGCGATCGGAACGGATGCCGCAACGGCACTGAAGTCGCGGGCTGGCGTGGCCAACGCGCGCCTGGCGTTCGAGCTGTTCGAGAAGGAGTTCGCAACCGATCGCGCGAAGGGACTCATCGCTGCCGGCGCAACCGTGCAGCGACCCCTGTGGGCCTCCACCGGTGTCAAGGACCCCGCGCTTCCCGACACCCTCTACGTCACCGAACTCGTCGCCCGCGGCACCGTCAACACGATGCCCGAGAAGACCCTCGAGGCAACGTACGACCACGCGGATGTCACGGGTGACAGGATCACCGGCAACTACGCGGATGCACACGGCGTGTTCGACGGGCTCGCGTCGGTCGGCGTGGATTTCGCCGATGTCACGCAGGTGCTCGAAGACGAGGGCGTCGACAAGTTCATCGCCTCGTGGCACGAACTGCAGGCAACGGTGACCACCGCCCTCGAGAACGCGGACGTCTGA
- the sufC gene encoding Fe-S cluster assembly ATPase SufC, whose amino-acid sequence MAVLEIRDLHVTVTTDDGETEILNGMTLTIRTGETHAIMGPNGSGKSTLAYTIAGHPKYTVTSGSITLDGEDVLEMSVDERARAGLFLAMQYPVEIPGVTVTNFLRTAKSAIDGQAPSIRTWTKDVKKAMADLRMDEKFAQRNVNEGFSGGEKKRHEILQLELLKPKIAVLDETDSGLDVDALKVVSEGVNRAKADSDMGVLLITHYTRILRYIHPDFVHVVVGGRIVEEGGPELADRLESEGYDRYLEPAAGSDA is encoded by the coding sequence ATGGCTGTTCTCGAGATCCGCGACCTGCACGTCACGGTCACCACGGACGACGGTGAGACCGAAATCCTCAACGGCATGACCCTCACGATCCGGACGGGGGAGACGCACGCGATCATGGGCCCGAACGGGTCGGGCAAGTCGACGCTCGCCTACACGATCGCCGGACACCCCAAGTACACCGTCACGAGCGGTTCCATCACGCTCGACGGCGAAGACGTCCTGGAGATGTCGGTCGACGAACGCGCCCGGGCCGGACTGTTCCTCGCCATGCAGTACCCCGTCGAGATCCCCGGCGTGACGGTCACGAACTTCCTGCGCACCGCGAAGTCCGCGATCGACGGGCAGGCGCCCTCGATCCGTACCTGGACCAAGGACGTCAAGAAGGCCATGGCAGACCTGCGCATGGACGAGAAGTTCGCGCAGCGCAACGTCAACGAGGGCTTCTCGGGCGGCGAGAAGAAGCGCCACGAGATTCTCCAGCTCGAGCTGCTCAAGCCGAAGATCGCCGTGCTCGACGAGACCGACTCCGGCCTCGATGTCGACGCGCTCAAGGTCGTTTCCGAGGGCGTCAACCGGGCCAAGGCCGACAGCGACATGGGTGTGCTGCTGATCACGCACTACACCCGCATCCTGCGCTACATCCACCCCGACTTCGTGCACGTCGTCGTCGGCGGACGCATCGTCGAGGAGGGCGGCCCAGAGCTTGCGGACCGCCTCGAATCCGAGGGGTACGACCGCTACCTCGAGCCCGCCGCCGGATCCGACGCCTAG
- a CDS encoding metal-sulfur cluster assembly factor → MTATLSPEKFDEVTEALKDVMDPELGINVVDLGLIYDLSWDDENDALVIHMTLTSAGCPLTDVLEEQTAQALDDVVERFRINWVWMPPWGPERITDDGRDMMRALGFAI, encoded by the coding sequence ATGACCGCGACTCTCAGCCCTGAGAAGTTCGACGAGGTCACTGAGGCCCTCAAGGACGTCATGGATCCCGAACTCGGGATCAACGTCGTCGACCTCGGACTGATCTACGACCTCAGCTGGGATGACGAGAACGACGCTCTCGTCATCCACATGACCCTGACCTCGGCGGGCTGCCCGCTCACCGATGTTCTCGAAGAGCAGACCGCCCAGGCGCTCGACGACGTCGTAGAACGGTTCCGCATCAACTGGGTGTGGATGCCGCCGTGGGGCCCCGAGCGCATCACCGACGATGGCCGCGACATGATGCGTGCCCTGGGCTTCGCCATCTGA
- a CDS encoding non-heme iron oxygenase ferredoxin subunit gives MSATRVCSLSELEQDAAKRVVIDGTPIAVVKDSNGDVHAIGDTCTHGDISLSDGFVEGDTLECWAHGSAFSLVTGRPLNLPAYEPVPVYEVTIEGDDVLIDPAVTKAVTPDIH, from the coding sequence GTGAGCGCCACCCGCGTCTGCTCGCTGAGCGAGCTGGAACAGGATGCTGCCAAGCGCGTCGTGATCGACGGCACGCCGATCGCCGTCGTCAAAGACTCCAACGGCGACGTGCACGCCATCGGCGATACCTGCACGCACGGAGACATCTCCCTGTCCGATGGCTTCGTGGAGGGCGACACGCTGGAATGCTGGGCCCACGGCTCAGCGTTCTCCCTTGTGACGGGACGCCCCCTGAACCTTCCCGCGTACGAGCCGGTGCCGGTGTACGAGGTCACGATCGAGGGCGACGACGTCCTCATCGACCCCGCCGTCACCAAGGCCGTCACCCCAGACATCCACTGA
- the sufB gene encoding Fe-S cluster assembly protein SufB: MSDVLIDRPELESLGVYEFGWHDTDAAGAVAQRGINEDVVRGISALKSEPEWMLKTRLKGYQLFGRKPMPTWGADLSAIDFDNIKYFVRSTEKQAQTWEDLPEDIRNTYERLGIPEAERQRLVAGVAAQYESEVVYHQIREDLESQGVIFMDTDTALREHPEFFEEYFGTVIPAGDNKFAALNTAVWSGGSFVYVPPGVHVEIPLQAYFRINTENMGQFERTLIIADEGSYVHYIEGCTAPIYKSDSLHSAVVEIVVKKNARVRYTTIQNWSNNVYNLVTKRAVAHEGATMEWIDGNIGSKVTMKYPSVFLMGEHAKGETLSVAFAGPGQHQDAGAKMIHMAPYTTSSIVSKSIARGGGRAGYRGEVRVDPNAHHSANTVRCDALLVDTVSRSDTYPAIDIRVDDVQLGHEATVSRVSEEQLFYLQSRGLPEDEAMAMIVRGFIEPIARELPMEYALELNKLIEMSMEGSVG; the protein is encoded by the coding sequence ATGTCCGATGTGCTGATTGACCGCCCAGAGCTCGAAAGCCTGGGGGTTTACGAATTCGGCTGGCACGACACTGACGCTGCCGGCGCGGTGGCCCAGCGAGGAATCAACGAGGATGTGGTCCGCGGGATCTCGGCCTTGAAGTCCGAACCCGAGTGGATGCTCAAGACCCGCCTGAAGGGCTATCAGCTTTTCGGTCGCAAACCCATGCCCACCTGGGGCGCCGATCTCAGTGCTATCGATTTCGACAACATCAAGTACTTCGTGCGCTCGACCGAGAAGCAGGCCCAGACCTGGGAAGACCTTCCGGAAGACATCCGGAACACCTACGAGCGTCTCGGCATCCCCGAGGCGGAGCGTCAGCGCCTCGTCGCCGGCGTCGCAGCTCAGTACGAGTCCGAGGTCGTCTACCACCAGATCCGCGAGGACCTCGAGTCGCAGGGTGTCATCTTCATGGACACCGACACGGCGCTGCGCGAGCACCCCGAGTTCTTCGAGGAGTACTTCGGCACCGTCATCCCTGCCGGCGACAACAAGTTCGCAGCCCTGAACACCGCCGTGTGGTCCGGTGGCTCGTTCGTCTACGTCCCGCCGGGGGTGCACGTCGAGATCCCGCTGCAGGCCTACTTCCGGATCAACACCGAGAACATGGGTCAGTTCGAGCGGACGCTGATCATCGCCGACGAGGGCTCCTACGTCCACTACATCGAGGGCTGCACCGCTCCGATCTACAAGAGCGATTCGCTGCACTCCGCCGTCGTCGAGATCGTTGTGAAGAAGAACGCTCGCGTGCGGTACACGACGATCCAGAACTGGTCGAACAACGTCTACAACCTGGTCACCAAGCGTGCTGTCGCGCACGAGGGCGCCACGATGGAATGGATCGACGGGAACATCGGCTCCAAGGTGACGATGAAGTACCCCTCGGTCTTCCTCATGGGCGAGCACGCGAAGGGCGAGACCCTCTCGGTCGCCTTCGCAGGCCCCGGTCAGCATCAGGATGCCGGCGCCAAGATGATCCACATGGCGCCGTACACGACATCCTCAATCGTGTCGAAGTCCATCGCCCGCGGTGGCGGACGCGCCGGTTACCGGGGTGAGGTTCGGGTGGATCCGAACGCGCACCACTCCGCGAACACCGTGCGGTGCGACGCGCTGCTGGTGGACACGGTCTCCCGGTCAGACACGTACCCCGCGATCGACATCCGTGTCGACGACGTGCAGTTGGGACACGAGGCGACGGTCTCGCGGGTCAGCGAAGAGCAACTCTTCTACCTGCAGTCCCGTGGGCTTCCCGAGGACGAGGCGATGGCCATGATCGTCCGCGGGTTCATCGAGCCGATCGCCCGCGAGCTGCCCATGGAGTACGCCCTCGAACTGAACAAGCTCATCGAGATGAGCATGGAAGGCAGCGTCGGCTGA
- a CDS encoding glucose-6-phosphate dehydrogenase assembly protein OpcA produces MIVDLPDTTVSKISRALIDVREEGGAVALGRVLTLIIVTTDGGSEDGIEAANDASREHPMRVISLRLDPVGEPKLDAEIRVGGDAGASEVVVLRASGDAASNVESLVTGLLLPDAPVVVWWPDNPPATPSHSPLGRIAQRRITDAATVPFESARVAHLGDCYSPGDTDLAWTRLTHWREQLAAVLDQPPYEPITAIEVRGAATSPSTALLAAWLRLTLGVPVDWHYLPSEEWSDGIKSVRLTRASGDIVLERSTAAIARLLQPGQPEHDLVLPRRTLRECLAEELRRLDADLLYGRVITEGWALLGPAQSQETDG; encoded by the coding sequence ATGATCGTCGATCTTCCCGACACGACAGTCAGCAAGATCTCCCGCGCTCTCATCGATGTGCGCGAGGAGGGCGGCGCGGTAGCGCTCGGGCGCGTCCTCACGCTCATCATCGTGACCACCGACGGCGGCAGCGAAGACGGCATCGAGGCTGCGAACGACGCGTCCCGCGAGCATCCCATGCGCGTGATCAGCCTCCGTCTCGACCCGGTCGGCGAACCGAAGCTGGATGCCGAGATCCGTGTGGGCGGCGACGCTGGCGCGAGTGAAGTCGTCGTGCTGCGCGCATCGGGCGACGCGGCATCCAACGTCGAGAGCCTCGTGACCGGGCTGCTGCTGCCGGACGCACCGGTCGTGGTCTGGTGGCCCGATAATCCGCCCGCGACCCCGTCGCACTCCCCGCTCGGTCGGATCGCACAGCGGCGCATCACCGATGCCGCCACGGTGCCGTTCGAGTCCGCGCGTGTCGCCCATCTCGGCGACTGCTACTCCCCCGGCGACACCGACCTCGCGTGGACACGTCTCACGCACTGGCGCGAGCAGCTTGCCGCCGTGCTGGACCAGCCGCCGTACGAGCCGATCACCGCAATCGAGGTGCGCGGCGCGGCCACATCGCCGTCCACGGCGCTTCTGGCGGCCTGGCTGCGCCTGACTCTCGGGGTGCCCGTCGACTGGCACTACCTGCCGTCAGAGGAGTGGAGCGACGGCATCAAGTCCGTCCGCCTCACCCGCGCCAGCGGCGACATCGTTCTCGAGCGCTCGACCGCCGCGATCGCCCGGCTGTTGCAACCCGGGCAGCCCGAGCACGATCTCGTGCTGCCGCGTCGCACACTGCGCGAGTGCCTCGCCGAGGAGCTTCGTCGCCTCGACGCCGACCTCTTGTATGGTCGAGTGATCACCGAGGGCTGGGCGTTGCTCGGCCCGGCACAGTCGCAGGAGACCGATGGCTGA
- a CDS encoding glucose-6-phosphate isomerase, producing MAFDIHLTGHVKSVVETTLPGLVGDLVASGVTAGDTSLWGPAAEAEASRRLGWLEAVTVSLPLVPQIVALREELVEKGLTRIVLAGMGGSSLAPEVIAQTAGVPLVVLDSTAPGQVLAALDGDPEAGGLERTVLVVSSKSGSTVETDSAKRAFEAAFRDLGIDPLERIIVVTDPGSPLDESARADGYRVFNADPSVGGRYSALTAFGLVPAGLAGANIEELLAEADATLLEVAIDSPENPALVLAAAIAGGDPRRDKLGLISDGTHIVGLPDWIEQLIAESTGKNGTGILPVVMLPVSPELETKPADLQVLRLVDEARQFHLFEHHSGEILVSGSLGAQFVVWEYATAIAGRMLGINPFDQPDVESAKEATRGLLERQPEPTAPAFSVDGVEVRVTDAALAASGTIAGVLDALWAQIPADGYVSVQAYVDRLSIPQLQGLRELVAADSGRPTTFGWGPRFLHSTGQYHKGGPANGVFLQIVERTDMDVEIPGRPFTFGQLIDAQAAGDAEVLAAHGRPVVTLTLTDPQVEVLSLFEAAQ from the coding sequence ATGGCCTTCGACATCCACCTGACCGGGCACGTCAAGTCGGTCGTCGAGACGACACTGCCCGGCCTCGTCGGCGATCTCGTCGCATCCGGAGTCACCGCTGGCGACACCTCCCTGTGGGGACCCGCCGCCGAGGCGGAGGCCTCGCGCCGGCTCGGGTGGCTTGAGGCAGTCACGGTCTCCCTTCCCCTGGTGCCGCAGATCGTGGCGCTGCGGGAGGAGCTGGTCGAGAAGGGCCTGACCCGCATCGTGCTCGCCGGCATGGGCGGGTCTTCGCTGGCACCCGAAGTGATCGCTCAGACCGCGGGAGTTCCGCTCGTCGTCCTGGACTCGACAGCGCCGGGCCAGGTTCTCGCGGCCCTCGATGGTGACCCGGAAGCCGGTGGACTCGAACGCACTGTTCTCGTGGTGTCATCGAAGTCCGGGTCCACGGTCGAGACGGACTCCGCGAAGCGCGCCTTCGAGGCGGCATTCCGCGATCTCGGCATCGACCCCCTCGAGCGCATCATCGTGGTCACCGACCCCGGGTCGCCGCTGGATGAATCGGCCCGCGCCGACGGATACCGCGTGTTCAACGCCGACCCGAGCGTCGGCGGACGCTACTCCGCGCTCACGGCGTTCGGACTCGTCCCCGCGGGACTTGCCGGCGCCAACATCGAGGAGCTCCTCGCCGAAGCGGATGCGACGCTGCTCGAGGTCGCGATCGACAGCCCCGAGAACCCGGCACTCGTGCTGGCCGCGGCGATTGCCGGCGGAGATCCGCGCCGCGACAAGCTCGGCCTCATCAGCGACGGAACCCACATCGTGGGCCTGCCCGACTGGATCGAGCAGCTGATCGCGGAATCGACCGGAAAGAACGGCACCGGCATCCTGCCCGTCGTCATGCTGCCGGTCTCGCCCGAACTTGAGACCAAGCCGGCGGACCTGCAGGTTCTGCGTCTGGTCGATGAGGCACGTCAGTTCCACCTGTTCGAGCACCACTCGGGTGAGATCCTGGTGAGCGGTTCCCTCGGCGCGCAATTCGTCGTCTGGGAGTACGCCACCGCGATCGCGGGCCGGATGTTGGGCATCAACCCGTTCGACCAGCCCGACGTCGAGTCGGCGAAGGAGGCCACACGGGGCCTCCTTGAGCGTCAGCCCGAACCCACAGCCCCGGCCTTCTCGGTCGATGGTGTCGAGGTGCGGGTCACGGATGCCGCACTCGCGGCATCCGGCACGATCGCCGGTGTCCTCGACGCGCTGTGGGCGCAGATCCCGGCCGACGGCTATGTGTCGGTGCAGGCCTACGTCGACCGCCTCTCGATCCCCCAGCTCCAGGGCCTGCGGGAACTTGTCGCGGCGGATTCGGGACGACCGACCACGTTCGGGTGGGGCCCCCGGTTCCTGCACTCCACGGGCCAGTACCACAAGGGGGGACCCGCGAACGGTGTCTTCCTGCAGATCGTGGAGCGCACCGACATGGATGTCGAGATCCCCGGCCGTCCCTTCACGTTCGGTCAGTTGATCGACGCGCAGGCAGCCGGCGACGCCGAGGTTCTCGCGGCGCACGGACGTCCCGTGGTGACCCTGACCCTCACCGACCCGCAGGTCGAAGTTCTTTCCCTGTTCGAAGCGGCCCAGTAA
- the sufD gene encoding Fe-S cluster assembly protein SufD yields the protein MTTTAQASATAPGSTAHTDGGWDLVPVQTRSERPRSYEPSAFGAPTGREVNWKHSPVARIAPLFADEPGDEGAVGITVTGPLAAASLGIGEAPRGEAFVPEDLPSAIAWHRSAQALYLKVPADAELDETVEVVFTGSGAQLRAHAHVVIEAAPHSRATIVLRHEGSAQFAQNVEVIVRDGANLTLVSLQRWDDDAVHAAAHQAVVGRDATLRHTVVSLGGAVVRVNPSVDLAGAGSEGKVYGLSFADSGQHLESQVYIHHRGPNTTADVLYKGALQGSSARSVWVGDVLIGRDAVGTDSYEANRNLVLTDGARADSIPNLEIETGDIQGAGHASATGRFDDEQLFYLQARGIAEDEARRLVVIGFLSDIIQRLGIPELEAELTEAVTAELEQEAAA from the coding sequence ATGACGACTACCGCACAGGCGTCGGCGACGGCGCCCGGATCGACCGCGCACACCGACGGGGGCTGGGACCTCGTTCCCGTCCAAACCCGCTCCGAACGGCCGCGCTCGTACGAGCCGTCGGCGTTCGGCGCGCCCACCGGCCGCGAGGTGAACTGGAAGCACAGCCCGGTCGCTCGCATCGCGCCGCTGTTCGCCGACGAGCCCGGTGACGAGGGCGCGGTCGGTATCACGGTCACCGGCCCGCTCGCCGCCGCGAGCCTGGGCATCGGCGAAGCGCCGCGTGGCGAAGCATTCGTGCCCGAGGACCTGCCGAGCGCGATCGCGTGGCACCGGTCAGCGCAGGCCCTGTACCTGAAGGTCCCGGCGGATGCCGAACTCGACGAGACCGTCGAGGTCGTCTTCACGGGGTCGGGCGCTCAGCTGCGTGCCCACGCGCATGTTGTCATCGAGGCGGCCCCCCACTCGCGCGCGACGATCGTGCTGCGGCATGAAGGCTCGGCCCAGTTCGCCCAGAACGTCGAGGTCATCGTCCGTGACGGCGCGAATCTGACCCTTGTGTCATTGCAGCGCTGGGACGATGACGCGGTCCATGCCGCCGCGCACCAGGCAGTTGTCGGACGCGATGCCACCCTCCGCCACACCGTAGTGAGCCTCGGCGGCGCGGTCGTGCGGGTGAACCCGTCTGTCGACCTTGCCGGTGCCGGATCCGAGGGCAAGGTCTACGGCCTGTCATTCGCCGACTCCGGGCAGCACCTCGAGAGCCAGGTGTACATCCACCACCGCGGCCCGAACACCACCGCCGACGTGCTCTACAAGGGCGCCCTGCAGGGCTCGAGCGCGCGAAGCGTCTGGGTCGGCGACGTGCTCATCGGGCGCGACGCCGTCGGCACGGACTCCTACGAGGCCAACCGCAACCTCGTGCTCACCGACGGCGCACGTGCCGACTCGATCCCCAACCTCGAGATCGAGACCGGGGACATCCAGGGCGCGGGCCACGCCAGCGCGACCGGCAGGTTCGATGACGAGCAGCTGTTCTACCTGCAGGCGCGCGGCATCGCCGAGGACGAGGCGCGCAGACTCGTCGTCATCGGATTCCTCAGCGACATCATTCAGCGCCTCGGCATTCCCGAGCTCGAGGCCGAACTCACCGAGGCGGTCACCGCCGAACTCGAACAGGAGGCGGCTGCGTGA
- a CDS encoding heme o synthase: MDISTTTRAQLAPASFGRTVRAYIALTKPRVLELLLVTTVPVMILAQQGFPPLWLVIATVIGGSASAGSAAAFNMYLDRDIDAHMQRTENRPLVTGEVSPRGALVFAWSLAVGSTLWLGLTTNWLAAALSAGAIFFYVVIYTMILKRRTEQNIVWGGIAGCFPVLIGWSAVTGSLAWPALILFLLVFLWTPPHYWPLSMKYRDQYDEVDVPMLGATRSGSQVGLQVILYAWATVVTSLLLIPVASMGLVYTASALVFGGWFIYESHLLYARAVRGTEPRPMRVFHASITYLTLLFVAIAVDPLLPF, encoded by the coding sequence ATGGACATTTCCACGACGACGCGTGCGCAGCTCGCACCCGCCTCGTTCGGCCGCACCGTCCGCGCCTATATCGCTCTGACCAAGCCGCGCGTTCTCGAGCTGCTGCTGGTGACGACGGTTCCGGTCATGATCCTCGCCCAGCAGGGGTTCCCGCCGCTGTGGCTGGTCATCGCCACCGTCATCGGCGGCTCGGCCAGCGCCGGGTCGGCCGCAGCGTTCAACATGTACCTCGACCGCGACATCGACGCGCACATGCAGCGCACCGAGAATCGGCCCCTGGTCACCGGTGAGGTTTCGCCCCGCGGCGCGCTGGTTTTCGCCTGGTCGCTCGCGGTCGGCTCGACACTGTGGCTCGGTCTCACGACAAACTGGCTGGCCGCGGCGCTGTCGGCTGGTGCGATCTTCTTCTACGTCGTCATCTACACGATGATCCTCAAGCGCCGTACCGAGCAGAACATCGTGTGGGGCGGGATCGCCGGATGCTTCCCGGTGCTCATCGGCTGGAGCGCTGTCACCGGCTCGCTGGCTTGGCCGGCCCTCATCCTGTTCCTGCTCGTGTTCCTGTGGACGCCGCCGCACTACTGGCCGCTGTCGATGAAGTACCGCGACCAGTACGACGAGGTCGATGTCCCGATGCTCGGCGCGACCCGCTCCGGTTCGCAGGTCGGGCTGCAGGTGATCCTGTACGCGTGGGCGACCGTCGTCACCTCGCTGCTGCTGATCCCCGTCGCATCGATGGGGCTCGTGTACACGGCATCCGCACTCGTGTTCGGCGGCTGGTTCATCTACGAATCACACCTTCTCTACGCCCGGGCCGTGCGCGGCACCGAGCCCCGGCCGATGCGGGTCTTCCACGCATCCATCACGTACCTGACGCTGCTGTTCGTCGCGATCGCGGTCGACCCGCTGTTGCCTTTCTGA
- a CDS encoding dinucleotide-utilizing enzyme, which produces MTNRLARSVPFWVLVLASLASIGFGLWIVLSKIAAMSSTLADGSATYEQVYVNPVWIGFGGVFVGAGIVGLLLVLTLAALRSALPTPVTEAAVVEETVIVEAAPVTDEAPVFEDADVETSATDAAPPAAAAEAAAQAEAEPESEAPEKR; this is translated from the coding sequence ATGACCAACCGTCTTGCCCGTAGCGTCCCGTTCTGGGTGCTGGTCCTCGCCTCTCTTGCCAGCATCGGCTTCGGGCTGTGGATCGTCTTGAGCAAGATCGCGGCGATGAGCTCGACGCTGGCCGACGGCAGCGCGACCTATGAGCAGGTGTATGTCAATCCCGTCTGGATCGGGTTCGGCGGCGTCTTCGTCGGGGCCGGCATCGTCGGACTGCTGCTTGTGCTGACCCTCGCTGCTCTCCGCTCGGCTCTGCCGACGCCCGTGACCGAAGCAGCCGTCGTGGAAGAGACCGTCATCGTCGAGGCTGCTCCCGTCACCGACGAAGCACCCGTGTTCGAGGATGCTGACGTCGAGACCTCGGCGACGGATGCTGCCCCTCCCGCCGCGGCAGCCGAAGCCGCCGCGCAGGCCGAGGCGGAGCCCGAGTCGGAGGCTCCCGAGAAGCGCTGA
- a CDS encoding COX15/CtaA family protein, giving the protein MSAPSPAPARVSLFERFWGWLPDHVDRRVRVAAWLSFLAEVLIIGTGGAVRLTGSGLGCPTWPKCTADSIVSTPDMGIHGLIEFGNRTLTGLVGILAIIVLVFVLKMRRERRGLFVLALIVVLGVVAQALVGGVTVLTGLNPFIVGFHYVASVILVAVCAAFLVLMRTPGGPRVRIVTRAHAAWAHAATAVLALTIFFGILTTGAGPHSGDEDAIRSGFNAEVLEHVHAWPSYALFALTLVLLGFGYRRRHDVPRVFGWTLAVLGVEIVQISVGLFQARNGLPPLAVGVHMVLAALLAAAMTALILNLKQPVTQAAPPEAPLDAQAIHS; this is encoded by the coding sequence GTGTCCGCACCGTCCCCGGCCCCCGCCCGCGTTTCGCTGTTCGAGAGGTTCTGGGGGTGGCTTCCCGACCATGTCGATCGCCGCGTGCGGGTGGCCGCCTGGCTGTCGTTCCTGGCCGAGGTGCTGATCATCGGCACCGGCGGCGCGGTGCGGCTCACCGGCTCGGGCCTCGGCTGCCCGACCTGGCCGAAGTGCACGGCAGATTCGATCGTTTCCACGCCTGACATGGGTATTCACGGACTCATCGAGTTCGGCAACCGCACACTGACGGGCCTCGTCGGCATCCTCGCCATCATCGTGCTCGTCTTCGTTCTCAAGATGCGGCGCGAGCGCCGCGGCCTGTTCGTCCTCGCCCTGATCGTCGTGCTGGGCGTCGTCGCTCAGGCCCTGGTCGGCGGTGTCACGGTGCTCACGGGACTCAACCCGTTCATCGTCGGGTTCCACTACGTCGCTTCGGTCATCCTCGTCGCGGTGTGTGCGGCCTTCCTCGTGCTCATGCGCACGCCGGGCGGACCTCGCGTTCGCATCGTGACGCGGGCGCACGCGGCCTGGGCCCACGCTGCCACCGCGGTACTCGCGCTGACGATCTTCTTCGGCATCCTGACCACCGGCGCCGGTCCCCACTCGGGTGATGAGGATGCTATTCGCAGCGGCTTCAACGCCGAGGTGCTGGAGCATGTGCACGCCTGGCCGTCGTACGCCCTGTTCGCGCTGACGCTGGTGCTGCTGGGCTTCGGCTACCGTCGCCGACACGACGTGCCCCGCGTGTTCGGGTGGACACTGGCGGTTCTCGGCGTCGAGATCGTCCAAATCAGCGTCGGCCTGTTCCAGGCGCGCAACGGGCTCCCTCCGCTCGCGGTGGGTGTGCACATGGTGCTGGCAGCTCTGCTGGCGGCGGCGATGACGGCGCTCATCCTCAATCTGAAGCAGCCCGTGACCCAGGCAGCTCCGCCCGAAGCTCCTCTCGACGCACAGGCGATCCATAGCTGA